Below is a genomic region from Chromatiaceae bacterium.
ACTGGCGCGCGCAACGCAATGGTCGGTCGAACAGGCGCAACTGCTCGAACTTGCCGCCCCGATGCACGACACCGGGAAAATCGGCATCCCCGACAGCATACTCAAAGCGCCGCGCAAGCTGACCGAGAATGAATGGGAGATCATGAAGACCCACACGCTGATCGGTCACAAGATACTGAGCCGCAGTCAGACCGAATTGTTCCAGACGGCGGCCACGATCGCCCTGTCACACCATGAGCGATGGGACGGTAGTGGCTATCCGCATGGCCGGCGCGGCACGCAGATCGCCGAGAGCGCACGTATCGTCGCCATCGCCGACGTGTTCGACGCATTGACGATGGAGCGACCCTACAAGACCCCCTGGACGATCGACGATGCCTTGGGATACCTGGTCGAACACGCCGGCACGCAATTCGACCCGCACCTCGTCGAGCGTTTCATCGCAATCCGACAGGAGATTCTCGCGATCAAGGAGCGCTGGGACACCGAGCAGGCGGCAGACGTCCCCTGATCGCCGGCCAGCCCGACGCAAGCACTTCGGCCCGGATTCAAGGTGCCGGAATACCGGCCAAGCTGTACCAATCGGAAGGCTTGAGCCGTCCGACCAGACGGAACCCGCCGCGCCCATCGGCCTCGAATACCACCGTTTCGGCCTCGTCGGGATAGACCGGCGTCGCCTCGCGAGCAACGTTGCCGTGCGCGACGACCAAGGTATTGCCACCGGCAACCGGCGACGTAGAGAGCAATTGCCGCGCGGTCGCGATCACCGCGGCGCGTCCTCCGAAATAGCGGGCGACACGCAGATTGATCACCGCGTCGGAGACCTCCACCTCGCCCATTCCGAGCAACCCGGCGGTCTCGCGGGTGCGGCAATAGGGACTGGCGACAACCCGGGCGACCGGAATTTCGAGCGCACGCATCGCCTCGCCGACCCTACGTGCCGTGGCCCTTCCCGTCGCAGAAAGAGGGCGCATGCGCTGCGCATCGCACGAGGTCCAATCACCCTCGCCGGTCACCCGGTCCTGCACCGACCAATCGGTCGCCGCGTGTCGCATGTACAGGCTGTATCCACCGCTGCGCAGCGCGCCGATCAGCGCCTGTCCCTGCAGTTCGACCGGCCGCTCGTTCGCCATTGCCCCGGCGCAAAGCCACAGCAGACCGATCCCCGCCAGCAGGCGGTGCGGCCTGTGTCCGGGCGACCCCATCGCCCGGCCTATTGCAGTTGCTCGCGCAAAAACGCGACGAACCGGTTCCATGATTTCCGGTCGGCCTGCTCGCGGTAACGCTCGCCGCCGAACACAGTGAAGGCATGCGGTGCACCGCTGTAGGAGATCATCTCGTGTCCGACACCGGCCTGTTCCAGCTGTTTACCGAGTGCGGCGAAATCATCCAGGCTGATCGCCGTGTCGGCGGAACCGTGCAGTACCAGGATCTCGCCATGCACCTTCGAGTAGTCCTGGCCCTCGGGCGTACCCAGGCCACCGTGGAAGGTCACGAACCCCCGCATGTCGGCACCGGCGCGCGCCAGTTCCAGCACGGCCGCACCGCCGAAGCAATAGCCCATCGCCACCGCGCGATCGACGTTCGCACCCTGCGCGGCAGCGGCCGCAATTGCACCGTCCATCAGCGCGCGCATCTTCTCCCGGTCCTTGTACAGTTCACCGGTGTGCTGGCGCCGGTCTTCCACCTTGGTCGGGCGTACGCCGGCACCGAACAGGTCGGCGGCAAAGACCTGATAACCGAGCTCCGCGAGCATCTGCGCGCGCTTGATCTCGTAACCGGTGAGGCCGTCCCAGTCATGCAGCAACAACACGAAGGGGGCCTCGGCCGACGGCGATACGTAATAGCCTTCGTAGGGTTGGCCGTTGACCTCGTAGGTAACCGCGGCACCTTCGATTGCCGTGGCCACAGGTGCCATCAACGACAGTCCGACGACGAGAATCATTGTGCCGAACATGCAGACCTCCGGAACCTGTGATCGCGAGACTTTGGGCGCAGGAGAAGTATAGAAAACCTCCTCGCGAAAGGCGGGGTGGTTTCCATGGTGTGATCACGGTTAACCTCTGCGCCACGGCCGCGCCATCCCGGCGCACCGCATCCAAGGGAGTCAACAATGGCCGAACTGCCGATGCACTACGAGACAAATTATGCCTGGCGGGGTGAGGAATCGTCGGGCCTGCTGTCGATCGAGGGGCGACCCGACCTGCTCACCGGCACCCCCCACGATGTCTCCCACTACTGCCCGGAGCACCTGTTGGTCGCGACGGCGGAGATCTGCCTGGCCAACTATGTACTGTTGATCGCCCGCCTGTCGAAACTCGAGGTACGCGCCTATCGGTCCAGGGCCGAGGGCGAACTGGAACGCGAAGAGAAGGCCGGCTACCACTTCAAACGAATTCTGATCCGGCCGGAGATCCTCGTGGACAGCGGTAGCGAGGCGCTCGCCCAACGGGTCGTCGAGAAGGCACACCGCAGCTGCCTCGTCGCACGCTCGCTACGCTGCCCGGTCGATATCGAGCCGCAGATTTCCACCTGATGCAGCGGCGTCGCAGACCATAGTCCGGCCGCGTGATGTGAGACGCATGCTTGGCGGATTGACGATCGCGCTGCTGTCATTGCTCGTACTCAACGGCGTGATGTATCTGTTGCAGCCACAGATGACGTTCTTCCCGTCACCGGTACTCGAAGCGACGCCTGCCGACTGGGGCATGGTGTACGAAGACGTCGTGTTTCAGACCGAAGACGGCGCAAGCCTGCATGGCTGGTTCCTGCCGGGTCCCGCGTCCGGCCCTACGCTACTTTTCCTGCACGGCAATGCGGGAAACATCTCGCACCGTCGCGAGTCGCTCGAGATCTTCGCAGGACTCGGAATGGCGGTACTGATCTTCGACTATCGCGGTTACGGGCGCAGCACGGGACTACCGGGCGAATCCGGTCTGTACCGGGACGCCGCCGCCGCGTGGGACTACCTGACCAGACAACGTGGGATCGACAGTGCCGATATCGTGGTCTTCGGCCGATCGCTCGGCGGGGCGGTCGCCGCGCACCTGGCCTCCCAGGTGCATCCGCGTGCGGTGATCCTCGAATCCACTTTCAGCTCGGCACGCGATTATGCGCACACCATGTTCCCGGTGCTGTCGCGCATCGTGTGGCTGCGTCACTCCTTCGACGCAGCCCATGCCATCGCGCAATCGCGCGCGCCGCTCCTGGTGCTGCACAGTCCAGAGGACGAGGTCATACCCTTCGCACTCGGCCAACGGCTGTTCGACGCGGCGCCCGAACCGAAACGTTTCGTTGCACTGCGCGGCGGCCACAACGACGGCTTCCTGTTCAGTCAACCCCGATATGCACAGGTCCTGCAGACCTTTCTGCGCGATCTGCATGCGGCAAAACGCTGACCGCGTTCGCATCGGACACCGCCGATCGGCTATTCTCAAGCGACCGACGGCCGCGCCGCACGATGGCCGATGTCGTGCCACAGCCAGGGAGGCGGCAGCATCGTGGAGAACCGAGAGTGAACGTCACACACAAGTGCCCCATCGGGCTGATCCTGCTGCTGGCGGTCGTGTTGGGAGGCTGCGCCACACCACCGCGTTGGCCCGCGATCAGCGAATCGCCGACAGCACAGTACACGGCAGGGCGCTGGGTCTGGATCGATCTGCTGACCCGCGACGTCGACACGGCGCAGCGTTTCTACAGCAGCGTATTCGGCTGGACGTTCGAACCTCACCAGGGCGCGCGCGACCGTTACCTGTTGGCCCGCGATGACGGCCGCCCTGTCGCCGGCATCGTTGCAGACCCGCGCGGCAACGAGTCGGCACGTAAGGCGCGCTGGCTCGGCCTGTTGTCGGTTGCCGACGTGGCGGCAGCCACGCAAGACGCGACCGAGCACGGAGGCGCGATCCGTCTTGGCCCGCGTGATCTCAAAGGCCGCGGCGAGGTCGCCGTGCTGGCCGACCCGGAAGGCGCCGTGTTCGCCATCATTCGCACCGACGGCGGGGACCCACCGGATCGTTTCCCCGAGATCGGCAACCTGTTGTGGATGGAACTGTGGGCTGCCGATGGCAAACGTATGGCGAC
It encodes:
- a CDS encoding dienelactone hydrolase family protein, which gives rise to MFGTMILVVGLSLMAPVATAIEGAAVTYEVNGQPYEGYYVSPSAEAPFVLLLHDWDGLTGYEIKRAQMLAELGYQVFAADLFGAGVRPTKVEDRRQHTGELYKDREKMRALMDGAIAAAAAQGANVDRAVAMGYCFGGAAVLELARAGADMRGFVTFHGGLGTPEGQDYSKVHGEILVLHGSADTAISLDDFAALGKQLEQAGVGHEMISYSGAPHAFTVFGGERYREQADRKSWNRFVAFLREQLQ
- a CDS encoding VOC family protein, which produces MNVTHKCPIGLILLLAVVLGGCATPPRWPAISESPTAQYTAGRWVWIDLLTRDVDTAQRFYSSVFGWTFEPHQGARDRYLLARDDGRPVAGIVADPRGNESARKARWLGLLSVADVAAATQDATEHGGAIRLGPRDLKGRGEVAVLADPEGAVFAIIRTDGGDPPDRFPEIGNLLWMELWAADGKRMATFYESLAGYHIQHAEASGDFDEWHLVAADYPRAGIVQVKGNDRASAWLPYIRVADLSAALARAEAAGAQVLVAPAKDIRAGRIAVIIDPVGAALGLAEWPESGVGGGQ
- a CDS encoding OsmC family protein, whose product is MAELPMHYETNYAWRGEESSGLLSIEGRPDLLTGTPHDVSHYCPEHLLVATAEICLANYVLLIARLSKLEVRAYRSRAEGELEREEKAGYHFKRILIRPEILVDSGSEALAQRVVEKAHRSCLVARSLRCPVDIEPQIST
- a CDS encoding histidine phosphatase family protein is translated as MGSPGHRPHRLLAGIGLLWLCAGAMANERPVELQGQALIGALRSGGYSLYMRHAATDWSVQDRVTGEGDWTSCDAQRMRPLSATGRATARRVGEAMRALEIPVARVVASPYCRTRETAGLLGMGEVEVSDAVINLRVARYFGGRAAVIATARQLLSTSPVAGGNTLVVAHGNVAREATPVYPDEAETVVFEADGRGGFRLVGRLKPSDWYSLAGIPAP
- a CDS encoding alpha/beta hydrolase → MLGGLTIALLSLLVLNGVMYLLQPQMTFFPSPVLEATPADWGMVYEDVVFQTEDGASLHGWFLPGPASGPTLLFLHGNAGNISHRRESLEIFAGLGMAVLIFDYRGYGRSTGLPGESGLYRDAAAAWDYLTRQRGIDSADIVVFGRSLGGAVAAHLASQVHPRAVILESTFSSARDYAHTMFPVLSRIVWLRHSFDAAHAIAQSRAPLLVLHSPEDEVIPFALGQRLFDAAPEPKRFVALRGGHNDGFLFSQPRYAQVLQTFLRDLHAAKR